From the Synechococcus sp. Nb3U1 genome, one window contains:
- the bchB gene encoding ferredoxin:protochlorophyllide reductase (ATP-dependent) subunit B has translation MKLAYWMYAGPAHIGTLRVASSFKNVHSIMHAPLGDDYFNVMRSMLERERDFTPVTTSVVDRHVLARGSDEKVINNITRKDGEEQPDLIVLTPTCTSSILQEDLNHFVQQAQLVSRSDVLLADVNHYRVNELQAADRTLKQIVEFYITKARKNGELSDSPFKTERPSCNILGISSLGFHNAHDLRELKVLLRDLGIDLNLVIPEGASVHELKHLGRAWFNVVPYRELGPLAAHYLQEQFGTPFIDTCPMGVVETARFIRQAQKILNEQGILVDYEPYIQEQTLHVSQAAWFSRSIDCQNLTGKKAVVFGDSTHAAAITKILAREMGIHVVWAGSYCTYDAEWFQAEVGEYCDQILMTDDHTRVGDAIAQAEPAAIFGTQMERHVGKRLRTPCGVISAPIHVQDFPIGYKPFLGYEGTNQIADLIYNSFTLGMEDHLLEIFGGHDTKEVIHKGLSADSDINWTREAQMELNKVPGFVRGKVKRNTEKFARERGLTEISVEVMYAAKEAAGA, from the coding sequence ATGAAATTGGCCTATTGGATGTATGCTGGCCCTGCCCACATCGGCACCCTCAGGGTGGCCAGCTCCTTCAAAAACGTTCATAGCATCATGCATGCTCCCCTCGGAGATGACTATTTCAATGTGATGCGTTCCATGCTGGAGCGGGAGCGAGACTTTACCCCTGTTACTACCAGTGTGGTTGACCGGCATGTGTTGGCGCGGGGATCCGACGAAAAAGTCATCAACAACATCACCCGCAAAGATGGTGAAGAACAGCCGGATTTGATCGTTCTCACCCCCACCTGTACCTCCAGCATCTTGCAGGAAGATTTGAACCACTTCGTCCAGCAGGCCCAGTTGGTCAGTCGCTCCGATGTGTTGCTAGCGGATGTGAACCATTACCGTGTCAACGAATTGCAGGCAGCGGATCGCACTCTCAAGCAGATTGTCGAGTTCTACATCACCAAAGCCCGCAAAAATGGGGAACTAAGCGACTCTCCTTTCAAGACTGAACGCCCCTCCTGCAATATTCTTGGCATTTCCAGCCTTGGGTTTCACAATGCCCACGACCTGCGAGAGCTGAAAGTGTTGCTGCGGGATCTCGGCATTGACCTCAACCTGGTGATCCCGGAAGGGGCCAGCGTGCATGAGCTCAAACACCTCGGGCGGGCCTGGTTTAATGTAGTGCCCTATCGCGAACTGGGGCCACTGGCGGCTCATTACCTACAAGAACAATTTGGCACCCCGTTTATTGATACTTGCCCGATGGGAGTCGTGGAAACCGCCCGCTTCATTCGCCAGGCACAAAAAATCCTAAATGAGCAAGGGATCCTGGTCGATTATGAACCCTACATTCAGGAGCAAACCCTGCATGTTTCTCAGGCCGCTTGGTTCTCTCGATCCATCGACTGTCAGAATCTAACCGGCAAAAAAGCGGTGGTCTTCGGGGATTCCACCCACGCTGCGGCGATCACCAAAATTTTGGCCCGTGAGATGGGGATCCATGTGGTTTGGGCGGGTAGCTATTGCACCTACGATGCCGAGTGGTTCCAAGCGGAAGTTGGCGAGTATTGTGACCAGATTCTGATGACCGATGATCACACTCGCGTTGGGGATGCCATTGCCCAAGCAGAACCGGCGGCAATTTTTGGTACTCAGATGGAACGCCATGTTGGCAAGCGTTTGCGCACCCCTTGTGGCGTTATCTCAGCCCCTATTCATGTGCAGGATTTCCCGATTGGCTACAAACCCTTTTTGGGCTATGAAGGCACCAACCAGATTGCCGACTTAATTTACAACTCCTTTACCCTCGGCATGGAGGATCACCTACTGGAGATCTTTGGTGGCCACGATACCAAAGAAGTAATCCACAAGGGCCTAAGTGCCGATTCCGACATCAACTGGACTCGAGAAG